DNA from Aggregatimonas sangjinii:
CAATACCAACGCCTGATCTTTATGTACCCCGGCATCGCCAAAGCGTTTGCCTTTGTACCCGCATTGTTCGATAAGCCAGCCGGCAGGGATTTTATACTCCGTTTCGGAAACCGTATAATAAGGTGCTTCGGGGTGTGCCTTGGAAAAATGTTCGAACGCTGCCTTCCCGACGACCGGATTTTTGAAAAAACTACCACTATTGCCCAGTAGCTTTGGGTCGGGTAATTTGCTTTGTCTAATAGCGACTACGGCCTTCGATATGTCTTTTATGGTCGGATGGTCGATACCTTTTTTTTTCAATTCGCTGGCTATTGCCCCGTAGGATGTATTGAGGATATGATTTTTTGTGGTAAGCCGAAAATTTACCGAAACGATTATGTATTTATCTTTTCCCTCATTTTTAAAATAAGAATCGCGATAGCCGAACTCGCAGGCCTGCTTATCGAAAGTTTCGATTTCTAAAGTTGTCGTATTCAGGGCTTCACAACTGACGAAAGTATCCTTTAGCTCTACACCGTAGGCCCCAATGTTCTGAATGGGCGCAGTACCCGTATTTCCGGGAATGAGGGACATATTTTCGAGGCCACCATAGTTTTTGTCCAACGTCCACAAGACCATTTGGTGCCAATTTTCCCCGGCCATTACTTTGATGATGACCTGGTTGTCTTCTTCAGAAACGATTTCGATTCCCTTTAAATTGATATGTAATACCAAACAATCCAAATCACTGGTCAACAGCATATTGCTACCACCGCTCAAGATGAATTTTTCGGGATATCCATCCATCGAAAGTACCGTCTTCAAATCTGCGATCGAATTGATTTCACAGAAATGCTTTGCCTTTACGGCTATTCCGAAGGTGTTATATTTCTTCAGGGGCTGGTCGTGCAGTACCTTCATGTTAATTCATTTATCTGCCATTTAAAGACTGTACAGTTGAGATACAAGAATCAGGAGCCAAGAGTCTAGACAAATTTCATTTAAACGTCTTAGTGGCAAAGTTGTCGTTATCCTAATTGAGCCATCTTAGTAGATGTCTTGGTTCTTGACTCTAGAAGCACGGCGGTCTTGTTATTTTTAATTTCAACCTATATAACTTTTTAAGGCTTCCTTTAGTATACCCACGGCACGTTTTAAACTTTCCTTGTCCAACACATAGGCAATCCTAATCTGGTTTTTGCCCAAACCCGGTGTGGCATAGAATCCTGCTGCAGGAGCGACCATAACGGTTTCGTTGTTCACTCTAAAATCCTCTAACAACCATTGTGCGAAATCATCGGCATCTTTTATCGGAAGTTCGGCAATACAGTAGAAAGCACCTTGTGGCTTGGCTACCTTTACGCCTTCGATTTGTTCCAATTCGGAAATCAACAAGTTTCTGCGTCCTACGTATTCTTCCTTTACACCGGTAAAATAACTTTTAGGTGTCTCCAAGGCTGCTTCACTGGCGATTTGGGCATAGGTGGGTGGTGATAAGCGGGCTTGCGCGAATTTCATCGCCGTGGCCACCACTTTCTTGTTTTTGGTGACGAGACAGCCAATACGGGCCCCGCACATACTGTAGCGTTTGGAAACCGAGTCGACAATGATGGCATGCTCTTCAAGCCCTTTTTCCTGTAATACCGAATAGTGCTCCTTCCCGTCATAGGTAAATTCCCGGTATACCTCGTCCGCAACCAAAAAGAGATCGTGTTGCTTCACGATTTGGGCCAATTTTTGAATTTCTTCCTTGCTATACAAATATCCGGTCGGGTTTCCAGGATTACAAATAAGGATTGCCTTGGTCTTAGGGCCGATAAGTTTCTCGAAATCTTCTATGGGTGGAAGGGCAAAATTGGTATCGATATCGGAAACTACGGGAACCACTTTTACGCCGTTCGCCATGGCAAAGCCGTTATAGTTCGCGTAAAAAGGCTCTGGAATGATGATTTCATCGTCGGTATCTGCAATACTTCCCATAACAAAGCTGAGGGCTTCTGAACCACCGGTGGTAACGATGATGTCGCTTGCGCTTACATGAATGTCATTTTCGGCGTAATAGGCGGTCAATTTTTCGCGATATTCTTCCGAACCTTCGGTGCGGCTGTAGGCCAACACATCGAGATTATTGTTGCGAACGGCGTCTAAAGCCACTTGCGGGGTCTTGATGTCGGGTTGGCCGATGTTGAGATGTATGACCTTGGCGCCTTTTTTTTTGGCTGCTTCGGCGAAAGGCACTAGCTTCCTGATGGGGGATTCGGGCATGGTCAGCCCTTTTTGGGATACGTTCGGCATGAGTTGGACGGTTTGGGTGCAAAAATGGGAAATACATAGCTACAAAACAACCGTCCGGTCCGTAATTTATGGCGGTGGTCCGTGTTAAATTTTCAAATTGTTCGATGATTTTGACTAACTTGAAAAGGCTTTCGGTGTAAAACCTTTTGAAATATGCGAAACTTGGCAGTTTTGTTCAGCTTATTGATGGTTCCGATTTTCGGTATGGCGCAGCATTACGAATTGCCAAAGCACAAAAAATACGAAAAGGTAAAGTTCAAATTGGTGAACAATCTTATGGTCGTACCTATGACGGTCAATGGAACCGAACTTTCCTTTATTTTAGATTCCGGGGTAAGTACACCCATTCTTTTCAATCTATCCGACCAAGATTCACTTCAAATCAATAAAGTTGCTGAAATAACGATAAACGGGCTAGGGGAAGGAGAGCCCATAAAGGCGTTGACTTCCCGGGAGAATCGGTTTCAAATGGGTGAAATACGAAACCCGAACCAACCATTGTACGTAGTGCTTGACCGCGATAAAAATTTCTCTCCCGATATTGGTATTCCCGTTCACGGTATGATAGGATTCGATTTATTCCGCGATTTTGTAGTCGAAATCAACTACAGTCGTAAATTCCTGCGTTTTTACCGTCCGGATGGTTACGAACACAGACCAAATAAAAACCAGGAGACCTTACCATTGCATGTGGTTAATAAGAAGGCTTACGTAGATGGTATGGTCTACCTCCAAGACGAAACCCAAGTACCTGTAAAACTTTTGGTCGATTCGGGAAGTAGTGACGCCATTTGGCTTTTTGAAAGCGATTCGATCGCTATCCCGGACAAGCATTACCCCGATTTCTTGGGCAAAGGCCTCAATGGGGATGTTTTCGGAAAACGCAGCATGGTCAAAGGAATACAAATCGGCAGTTTTCTGTTGAAAGACGCCAAAACGGCCTTTCCCGATATGGTACACTATGAGGAAATCCTTGATATGGGAGGTCGAAATGGCAGTATGGGCGGGGAGGTGCTCAAGCGCTTCAATATGGTTTTCGATTATCCCAATGGTAGTGTCACCCTGCAGAAGAACGGGAATTTCAACACTCCTTTTCAATACAATATGAGCGGTATTGAAATACGGCACAATGGGGTGCGCTATATTTCGGAACGCATTACCAATCGAAAAACAAATCCAATAGAAAAGACCCGCGAAAACTTGGGGAATGTGCAAATTCTATTCGAAAGACAGACCAGGCTCAGTCTAGTTCCTGAAATTGTCGTTTCGGGAATTCGCGCCGATAGTCCGGCTAAGGATGCGGGATTACAGGAAGGCGATGTCATCTTGGCGGTAAATGGCAAGAAAGTCTACAGCTATAAGCTGCAGGAAATCATGCATTTGCTCAACGAGCGCGAAGGAAAACGTGTCAGACTTTTGATCGAGCGATCAGACGGCGACAAATTGATCACCTATGAGCTGAAAAACATGTTCAAAGAAAAACCCTGACAATTTGCATCGTCAGGGTTTTTGGTATTTTTATGAAAACTGTTTTATTTACCGGATTCTCCTTTAATCTCTCCT
Protein-coding regions in this window:
- the murB gene encoding UDP-N-acetylmuramate dehydrogenase translates to MKVLHDQPLKKYNTFGIAVKAKHFCEINSIADLKTVLSMDGYPEKFILSGGSNMLLTSDLDCLVLHINLKGIEIVSEEDNQVIIKVMAGENWHQMVLWTLDKNYGGLENMSLIPGNTGTAPIQNIGAYGVELKDTFVSCEALNTTTLEIETFDKQACEFGYRDSYFKNEGKDKYIIVSVNFRLTTKNHILNTSYGAIASELKKKGIDHPTIKDISKAVVAIRQSKLPDPKLLGNSGSFFKNPVVGKAAFEHFSKAHPEAPYYTVSETEYKIPAGWLIEQCGYKGKRFGDAGVHKDQALVLVNYDSATGQEVLDLAHRIIASVKEKFGITILPEVNVV
- a CDS encoding pyridoxal phosphate-dependent aminotransferase, translating into MPNVSQKGLTMPESPIRKLVPFAEAAKKKGAKVIHLNIGQPDIKTPQVALDAVRNNNLDVLAYSRTEGSEEYREKLTAYYAENDIHVSASDIIVTTGGSEALSFVMGSIADTDDEIIIPEPFYANYNGFAMANGVKVVPVVSDIDTNFALPPIEDFEKLIGPKTKAILICNPGNPTGYLYSKEEIQKLAQIVKQHDLFLVADEVYREFTYDGKEHYSVLQEKGLEEHAIIVDSVSKRYSMCGARIGCLVTKNKKVVATAMKFAQARLSPPTYAQIASEAALETPKSYFTGVKEEYVGRRNLLISELEQIEGVKVAKPQGAFYCIAELPIKDADDFAQWLLEDFRVNNETVMVAPAAGFYATPGLGKNQIRIAYVLDKESLKRAVGILKEALKSYIG
- a CDS encoding aspartyl protease family protein, giving the protein MRNLAVLFSLLMVPIFGMAQHYELPKHKKYEKVKFKLVNNLMVVPMTVNGTELSFILDSGVSTPILFNLSDQDSLQINKVAEITINGLGEGEPIKALTSRENRFQMGEIRNPNQPLYVVLDRDKNFSPDIGIPVHGMIGFDLFRDFVVEINYSRKFLRFYRPDGYEHRPNKNQETLPLHVVNKKAYVDGMVYLQDETQVPVKLLVDSGSSDAIWLFESDSIAIPDKHYPDFLGKGLNGDVFGKRSMVKGIQIGSFLLKDAKTAFPDMVHYEEILDMGGRNGSMGGEVLKRFNMVFDYPNGSVTLQKNGNFNTPFQYNMSGIEIRHNGVRYISERITNRKTNPIEKTRENLGNVQILFERQTRLSLVPEIVVSGIRADSPAKDAGLQEGDVILAVNGKKVYSYKLQEIMHLLNEREGKRVRLLIERSDGDKLITYELKNMFKEKP